The Pyrus communis chromosome 2, drPyrComm1.1, whole genome shotgun sequence genome includes a window with the following:
- the LOC137726874 gene encoding classical arabinogalactan protein 9-like encodes MDRKTLFFLGFVCIVFAGVGGQSPPTTTPAPPATPTTPPSNNQPPPSPPASTPPPASTPPPTSAPPPVTTSPPPATTSPPPSTPPPVSAPPPATPPPVNAPPPATPPPATPPPATPPPATPPPATPPPATPPPATPPPATPPPATPPPAPLASPPAQVPAPAPTVKSPALAPSPLALAPGPPAPPVGAPAPALDSGAPGPSSSVDQSGAEKMWSMQKMVGSFLFGWAVLSLML; translated from the exons ATGGATCGCAAGACTTTGTTCTTCCTAGGCTTTGTCTGCATTGTCTTCGCCGGTGTCGGGGGCCAATCTCCCCCCACTACCACTCCTGCTCCCCCCGCCACACCCACAACTCCACCATCCAACAACCAGCCACCACCCTCTCCCCCCGCCAGCACTCCACCTCCCGCATCCACCCCTCCTCCCACGTCAGCTCCTCCTCCCGTTACCACATCACCGCCCCCAGCTACCACGTCTCCGCCTCCATCAACTCCTCCCCCTGTCTCAGCTCCCCCGCCGGCCACCCCACCTCCAGTCAATGCTCCTCCACCCGCAACTCCACCTCCAGCGACTCCTCCACCCGCTACTCCTCCACCAGCAACTCCGCCACCGGCCACACCCCCACCGGCCACACCACCACCAGCCACTCCGCCACCCGCCACTCCACCACCAGCAACACCACCACCGGCCCCTCTTGCGTCTCCTCCAGCTCAGGTACCAGCTCCAGCTCCCACCGTGAAATCTCCAGCTTTGGCGCCTTCTCCCCTCGCACTGGCCCCCGGCCCACCCGCACCGCCAGTCGGAGCTCCAGCGCCGGCCCTCGATTCCGGCGCTCCGGGACCGTCATCTTCAGTTGATCAG AGCGGAGCAGAGAAGATGTGGTCGATGCAGAAGATGGTAGGGAGCTTCCTGTTTGGGTGGGCTGTCCTCAGCTTGATGCTTTAG